A window of Infirmifilum lucidum contains these coding sequences:
- a CDS encoding prefoldin subunit → MSIDKNLLVKYQQAVDELRAVVLNLQQYKARLLEVEKALKELEKTPDQYVYKAMGGIFMRVSKEEVSRDLASEKELIQVRIEEFSKREKLLRERVSTLEKQLKASLSASSGTAQ, encoded by the coding sequence ATGTCTATCGACAAGAATCTCCTCGTGAAGTATCAGCAAGCTGTAGACGAGCTCCGAGCAGTAGTGCTGAACCTACAGCAGTACAAGGCCAGGCTGCTGGAGGTCGAGAAAGCGTTGAAGGAGCTTGAGAAAACTCCAGATCAGTACGTCTACAAGGCCATGGGAGGAATTTTCATGAGGGTTTCAAAGGAAGAAGTTTCTCGAGACCTAGCATCTGAGAAAGAATTAATACAGGTGCGAATAGAAGAGTTCTCGAAGAGGGAGAAACTTCTTCGAGAGAGGGTCAGTACCCTCGAAAAACAGCTCAAAGCCTCACTTTCAGCTTCAAGTGGAACTGCACAGTGA
- a CDS encoding radical SAM protein: MRVLYRINGKLPLIGHIAFGIIDRGTNLLQVRPTSLCPLSCIFCSVDAGPKSRMRAAEFIVSPKYLVEWFAWAVRAKRLEAAHAYLDAVGDPLTHPQIVELVRRLKSTGLALTVALETHGALLTEKLAEELDESGLDRINLSIDSLDASKAKLLSGTPWFNIDRVVKVAEFIASSLKMDLLVAPVWVPGYNDDEIPRIIEWALKIGAGKRWPPLGIQKYEAHKYGRKVSGVKPLSWEEFYRRLRAWEREYGVKLVLSPRDFGIEKSRRIPYAFEVGERITVRVVGVGWLRGQWLGVSEGRVVTLVGSARDPPVGSRLQAEVLRNRDNIYIARVFDL; this comes from the coding sequence ATGAGAGTTCTCTACCGAATTAACGGGAAACTCCCCCTTATTGGGCACATCGCGTTTGGGATAATTGACCGCGGGACAAACTTGCTGCAGGTTAGGCCCACGTCTCTTTGTCCCCTGTCTTGCATTTTCTGCTCGGTTGACGCAGGGCCTAAATCTCGCATGCGTGCAGCGGAGTTCATAGTCTCCCCTAAATATCTTGTCGAGTGGTTTGCTTGGGCTGTTAGAGCAAAACGCCTAGAAGCCGCTCACGCATACTTGGACGCTGTAGGCGACCCTCTCACGCACCCTCAAATAGTTGAGCTTGTGCGCAGGTTGAAGAGTACTGGCCTGGCATTAACAGTGGCGCTTGAGACTCACGGCGCTCTACTGACGGAAAAGCTTGCTGAAGAACTAGATGAATCGGGCTTGGACAGAATCAACCTTTCCATCGATTCGCTTGACGCTAGCAAGGCTAAGCTCCTCTCCGGCACACCGTGGTTCAACATAGACCGGGTGGTTAAAGTGGCGGAGTTCATCGCGTCTAGCCTGAAAATGGACTTGTTAGTAGCACCTGTTTGGGTTCCCGGTTATAATGACGACGAGATACCCAGGATTATTGAGTGGGCTCTAAAGATAGGTGCTGGAAAAAGGTGGCCTCCACTGGGCATACAAAAGTACGAAGCGCACAAGTACGGTAGGAAAGTTTCCGGAGTCAAGCCGCTCTCGTGGGAGGAGTTCTATAGGAGATTGCGCGCGTGGGAGAGAGAGTACGGTGTAAAGCTTGTGCTAAGTCCACGGGATTTCGGCATCGAAAAGTCCAGAAGGATACCCTATGCCTTTGAAGTCGGCGAGCGAATTACGGTGAGAGTCGTCGGCGTGGGATGGCTTAGAGGTCAATGGCTCGGAGTCTCCGAGGGAAGAGTCGTCACGTTAGTGGGGTCTGCTAGGGATCCCCCCGTAGGATCCCGCCTTCAGGCCGAAGTGCTCAGGAACAGAGACAACATATATATCGCTAGAGTCTTCGATTTATGA
- a CDS encoding 30S ribosomal protein S3ae, whose protein sequence is MSSRKAKDKWALKKWVKVLAPKAFGFAGLGAIPVNEHESAVGRTVEVSFYDITKDVSQLHIKLKFQIVKVEDSTAYTQLKLMELTRDYIRSLVRRGTSRIDAIIDVETKDGVKLRVMGMAVTVNRVKASQRKAIRKIMFQIISEKASQLDFDTFVQQTVLGNIASEIEVNAKKIYPLKKAEIRKIKVLTPTFEIPLVKPENISAAI, encoded by the coding sequence TTGAGCTCAAGGAAAGCTAAAGACAAGTGGGCGTTAAAGAAATGGGTAAAGGTGCTCGCCCCCAAGGCTTTCGGCTTCGCAGGGCTAGGCGCGATTCCGGTTAACGAGCACGAAAGTGCTGTTGGAAGAACTGTTGAGGTGAGTTTTTACGATATTACGAAGGACGTGTCCCAGCTACATATTAAATTAAAGTTCCAGATCGTGAAAGTTGAGGACTCTACTGCATACACGCAACTCAAACTAATGGAGCTGACACGCGACTACATACGTAGTCTAGTTAGGAGGGGTACCTCGAGAATCGACGCGATCATAGATGTTGAAACGAAAGACGGCGTAAAACTCAGAGTTATGGGCATGGCAGTAACTGTCAATAGGGTTAAAGCCTCCCAGAGGAAGGCCATCAGGAAGATTATGTTCCAGATTATAAGCGAGAAGGCAAGCCAGCTCGACTTCGACACTTTTGTGCAACAAACCGTTCTGGGTAACATAGCGTCCGAGATCGAAGTAAACGCGAAGAAAATATACCCTCTCAAGAAAGCTGAGATAAGGAAAATAAAGGTCTTGACGCCCACATTTGAAATCCCGCTAGTAAAACCCGAGAATATTAGCGCCGCGATCTAA
- a CDS encoding DEAD/DEAH box helicase has translation MVIDDYGGLRLFFERKKGLSPEEFEEFLNNARRIANFDSSRKVWVVSEEKLSRLSSEELARTLDTLRELSTLSAEQVELILAEYRKAVENHSRRVSVTASMELRGPAALLEKILQDQELYGVLASRNGRLYVSSVLQLGVLAKKLGEKYGVELNFSEDLFKVKVYRERATLRLSFRSMDRELARVLLSEGTLSYNVERPLIGSDGEYQGSELLQRTLKVSRILWESKTLVTPVALLDRYLARLTSLGFKPEVQIEERPDIKVPLERKFSLLPHQEEAFRLWIKHKRGTIAIFTRGGKSFIALEAIYRLRKPTLILVTTQELMATWLDYLEAYLSLPKHFTGILGVGEQKVREITVATYASAVKYIELIKDRFELVVFDEAHHVPASTFKEVALRVDALYRLALSATPTRRDNNHNLLYELCGGLIYTLSYEDLVRLKVVAPIERFQAFFVENEDEKLGKLAEILRDYSGSKTIVFTQYLKTAEAVYKFLREKGFKAVLVTGRTPAARRELLFKDFLEGRAHVIVSTTVLDEGITVPDAEVAIIYEGSGEGRQMIQRIGRVLGYAPGKTAKVFEIINITNQKEKYAYLRRSWVRELYNFKGLEKYVEATKKGIVDNIKPSYQRRIDSF, from the coding sequence ATGGTGATCGACGACTACGGGGGTCTGAGGCTTTTCTTCGAGCGCAAGAAGGGCCTAAGCCCCGAGGAGTTTGAGGAGTTCCTCAACAACGCTAGGAGGATTGCTAACTTCGACAGTTCAAGGAAAGTCTGGGTTGTCTCAGAGGAAAAGCTTTCGAGGCTAAGTAGCGAAGAGCTTGCAAGAACTCTTGACACGCTCCGGGAGCTTTCAACACTATCTGCAGAGCAAGTAGAGCTAATTCTGGCCGAATACAGGAAAGCCGTGGAGAACCACTCTAGAAGGGTAAGTGTTACAGCATCCATGGAGTTGAGGGGGCCTGCAGCGCTCCTTGAGAAAATACTTCAAGACCAGGAACTCTATGGGGTTTTGGCAAGTAGGAACGGAAGACTCTACGTTTCCTCTGTTCTTCAGCTTGGAGTGTTGGCGAAGAAACTCGGCGAGAAGTATGGCGTCGAGTTGAACTTCAGTGAAGACTTGTTTAAGGTAAAGGTGTACAGAGAAAGGGCGACTCTTAGGCTATCTTTTAGGTCTATGGATAGGGAGCTGGCCAGAGTACTATTGAGTGAGGGCACGCTCTCGTACAACGTAGAGAGGCCTCTCATAGGTTCTGATGGGGAGTACCAAGGTTCAGAGCTCCTGCAACGTACACTAAAGGTTTCAAGAATTCTATGGGAGAGTAAAACCCTGGTAACACCTGTAGCCCTGCTCGACAGGTACCTCGCAAGGCTTACCAGTTTAGGCTTCAAGCCCGAAGTGCAAATTGAGGAAAGGCCAGACATAAAGGTTCCGTTGGAGAGAAAGTTCAGTCTACTACCCCACCAGGAAGAAGCTTTCCGCCTATGGATCAAGCACAAGAGGGGAACAATAGCTATCTTTACGCGCGGCGGGAAGTCGTTCATCGCGCTCGAGGCAATATACCGCCTCAGGAAGCCTACACTAATCCTAGTTACCACTCAAGAACTCATGGCTACATGGCTAGACTATCTGGAGGCATATCTCTCGCTACCGAAACACTTTACAGGTATTCTTGGTGTAGGCGAGCAGAAAGTGCGGGAGATAACTGTCGCAACATATGCTAGTGCAGTGAAGTACATTGAGCTTATAAAGGATAGATTTGAACTTGTTGTTTTCGACGAGGCGCACCACGTGCCTGCATCGACATTTAAAGAAGTAGCACTACGAGTTGATGCGCTGTACAGGCTTGCGCTCTCGGCTACACCTACGCGTAGGGACAATAACCACAACCTCCTCTACGAACTATGTGGAGGATTAATCTACACACTGTCGTACGAAGACCTTGTAAGGCTTAAAGTCGTAGCTCCTATTGAGCGCTTTCAGGCCTTCTTTGTCGAGAACGAGGATGAGAAACTAGGTAAACTCGCGGAAATCCTGAGGGATTACTCTGGTTCAAAAACTATAGTTTTCACCCAGTACCTGAAAACAGCAGAGGCCGTCTACAAGTTCTTGCGCGAGAAGGGCTTCAAAGCGGTTCTAGTTACAGGGAGGACTCCCGCTGCTAGGAGAGAGCTCTTGTTCAAAGACTTTCTCGAGGGGAGGGCCCATGTCATTGTCTCAACAACAGTGCTAGATGAGGGCATCACAGTACCAGATGCTGAAGTTGCAATAATATATGAGGGGAGCGGCGAGGGCAGACAAATGATACAGAGGATAGGCCGGGTTCTAGGCTATGCACCAGGCAAGACAGCCAAAGTGTTCGAGATAATTAACATTACGAACCAGAAGGAGAAGTACGCATACTTGCGGAGGTCGTGGGTTCGCGAGCTCTATAATTTCAAGGGTCTGGAGAAGTACGTCGAAGCGACCAAGAAAGGCATAGTGGACAATATTAAGCCGTCCTACCAGAGGAGGATAGATTCCTTCTAG
- a CDS encoding DUF72 domain-containing protein has translation MEVVVGTCGFSGKGGRKNYYSTFTAVEVQETFYRPVSTDTLQRWRDEAPSNFEFTVKAFQGITHPASSPTWKRARGLKPTPNHGFFKPSREVLEGWELTRSEAQALGASVIVFQTPPSFGSSEENVLNIDAFFTKIDRGSLILGWEPRGKWYSHTELLEQVLRRHNLVHVVDPFRHMSLVDSKVQYFRLHGIGRGEVNYSYKYTDEDLARLLSTIDSLSASKVYVFFNNIHMFEDALRFKKMVEKK, from the coding sequence GTGGAAGTTGTCGTGGGGACTTGTGGTTTCTCCGGAAAAGGTGGTCGCAAGAACTACTACAGCACCTTCACTGCGGTTGAGGTGCAGGAGACTTTTTACAGGCCTGTATCTACTGATACCTTACAGCGTTGGAGGGATGAGGCACCCAGCAACTTTGAATTTACAGTTAAAGCCTTCCAGGGTATAACGCACCCGGCTAGCTCCCCTACATGGAAGAGGGCGAGAGGGCTTAAGCCTACACCCAATCACGGCTTCTTTAAGCCATCGAGAGAAGTCCTTGAAGGGTGGGAGCTTACTAGAAGTGAGGCCCAAGCGCTGGGCGCTAGCGTGATAGTATTTCAGACTCCTCCCAGCTTCGGGTCCTCGGAGGAGAACGTGCTGAACATCGACGCATTCTTTACGAAAATAGATAGGGGATCGCTCATTCTAGGATGGGAGCCTAGAGGAAAATGGTATAGCCACACAGAACTTTTAGAGCAGGTTCTGCGCAGGCACAACCTCGTTCACGTAGTAGACCCGTTCAGACACATGTCCCTTGTAGACTCTAAGGTGCAGTACTTCAGGTTGCACGGCATAGGGAGAGGGGAAGTAAACTACTCCTACAAATACACTGATGAAGACCTGGCCCGGTTGCTTTCCACAATAGATAGCCTAAGTGCCTCAAAGGTATATGTCTTCTTCAACAACATACACATGTTTGAAGACGCTCTGAGGTTCAAGAAAATGGTCGAAAAGAAATAG
- a CDS encoding RNA-binding domain-containing protein encodes MLVVARTPLFATESEEKVIRAVLNVLGFKREDCFIEGIRQYREVVCRTESHKPLEKLASLVRSQRILDAARSYVLKEATSNTFKFYLNKQAAYQGRVSFCTFEYGESPLGSITVYIDIGECDRELFLNWLVPETRDGHPVNEETHFRCIG; translated from the coding sequence ATGCTAGTCGTTGCCCGTACCCCGTTATTCGCGACCGAGTCGGAGGAGAAAGTCATAAGGGCTGTGCTAAACGTACTAGGATTTAAAAGAGAGGACTGCTTCATTGAAGGTATCAGACAATACAGGGAGGTAGTGTGCAGAACTGAATCGCACAAACCCCTTGAGAAGCTTGCCAGCCTGGTTAGGAGCCAGCGAATATTGGACGCTGCCCGGAGCTACGTTCTAAAGGAGGCGACAAGCAATACGTTTAAGTTCTATCTAAACAAACAAGCAGCATACCAAGGCCGCGTGAGTTTCTGCACATTCGAGTACGGGGAAAGCCCGCTCGGATCTATAACAGTATACATCGACATAGGGGAGTGCGACAGGGAGCTATTCCTCAACTGGTTAGTCCCCGAAACTCGGGATGGCCACCCGGTAAACGAGGAAACTCATTTTAGGTGCATAGGGTAG
- a CDS encoding bifunctional phosphoglucose/phosphomannose isomerase, which translates to MEEVYRLISPNARQLDNSGMLLHVLGMPRSILEGLEKYGEESGRILVYEPEKIKGVVVSGMGGSFISGLFLYDLLSDRASKPILLNRDAKLPSFVDKNYLLVTVSYSGNTEETLRVYLEGYRRGTPIVAITSGGEMAAVSDRLGVPLLRLPPNVPPRAAFPYITAALASILEIITGVSVLEELRQAAEDLEKSLEASLGEGVAVARLLRDDVKSGLTPLVYGYSPYLSPAYRFKTQMNENAKVHAFFGELPEANHNEIMGWGGPLGRFTVSIIRGREEPEYMRARIEFLEGVLKKNGVPLYNLYGEGGSRASELLSLVFKVDVASVVLALLLGIDPTPVGTITELKGYLESRVSYSLSREIGV; encoded by the coding sequence GTGGAAGAAGTCTACAGGCTAATCTCTCCAAATGCCCGGCAACTCGACAACTCGGGCATGCTTCTACACGTCCTGGGCATGCCGAGATCTATCCTTGAGGGCCTCGAGAAGTATGGAGAGGAGTCGGGGAGGATTCTCGTATACGAGCCCGAGAAGATTAAAGGAGTAGTCGTAAGCGGGATGGGTGGGTCGTTTATAAGCGGGCTTTTCCTTTACGACTTACTCTCTGATAGAGCCTCTAAACCTATACTCCTAAACAGGGACGCTAAACTCCCTAGTTTCGTAGATAAGAACTACCTGCTAGTGACCGTCAGCTACTCGGGCAACACAGAAGAGACTCTCCGGGTATACCTCGAGGGGTACAGGAGGGGAACCCCCATTGTGGCCATTACGTCTGGAGGCGAGATGGCTGCTGTCTCGGATAGGCTAGGAGTCCCATTGCTACGACTCCCTCCCAATGTCCCGCCGAGAGCAGCTTTCCCGTATATTACAGCAGCTCTTGCTTCTATACTGGAGATCATCACGGGTGTAAGCGTGCTAGAGGAGCTTAGACAGGCGGCAGAGGATCTCGAGAAAAGTCTCGAGGCTAGCCTGGGTGAAGGTGTAGCGGTTGCAAGGCTCCTGAGGGATGATGTAAAGAGCGGCCTTACACCCCTTGTTTACGGGTACTCCCCCTACCTCTCCCCTGCATACCGGTTCAAGACGCAAATGAATGAGAACGCGAAAGTGCACGCTTTCTTCGGCGAGTTACCGGAGGCGAATCACAACGAAATAATGGGCTGGGGCGGGCCGCTGGGCAGATTTACCGTGTCGATTATCAGGGGGCGCGAGGAGCCGGAGTACATGAGGGCGAGGATAGAGTTCCTGGAGGGCGTATTAAAAAAGAACGGCGTACCCCTCTACAACCTTTACGGCGAGGGGGGCAGCAGGGCTAGTGAGCTCCTTTCACTAGTGTTCAAAGTCGACGTGGCGTCTGTTGTCCTCGCCCTGCTCCTAGGCATAGACCCAACACCTGTGGGCACGATCACGGAGCTTAAGGGGTACCTCGAGTCCAGGGTTAGTTATTCACTGTCCCGTGAGATAGGAGTGTAG
- a CDS encoding AAA family ATPase, whose amino-acid sequence MLYGSTECRLEKLILVTGMPGSGKSIFGEVARKVGIPVVNMGDIVREAARRKGLEVTDSNLAKIAVELRERYGGAAVATLALEKACRTGSSVVVIEGLRSLEELDFLRSHAREYIIIAFHASPKTRFERLKMRGRRDDPSNWEEFERRDRRELSFGVGSVIALADTVIVNENVSVEELRRRVERIINEILGQSVAGT is encoded by the coding sequence ATGCTGTACGGAAGTACAGAGTGTAGGCTAGAGAAACTCATCCTGGTCACAGGCATGCCTGGCTCGGGGAAGAGTATTTTTGGCGAGGTTGCAAGGAAGGTGGGCATCCCGGTAGTCAACATGGGCGATATTGTCCGCGAGGCTGCCCGTAGGAAAGGTCTCGAGGTCACCGATAGCAATCTTGCCAAGATCGCAGTGGAGTTGCGAGAGAGGTACGGCGGGGCTGCTGTAGCTACTCTGGCCCTGGAAAAGGCTTGTAGAACTGGGAGTAGTGTAGTCGTGATAGAGGGGCTTAGAAGCCTAGAGGAGCTTGATTTCCTCAGGAGCCATGCAAGGGAATATATTATCATTGCCTTTCATGCCTCGCCGAAGACTAGGTTCGAGCGCCTGAAGATGCGTGGCCGCAGAGACGACCCTTCTAATTGGGAAGAGTTCGAGAGGAGGGATCGGCGCGAGTTGAGTTTTGGGGTGGGCTCTGTAATAGCCCTAGCAGATACAGTAATCGTAAACGAGAACGTAAGCGTTGAGGAGCTTCGGCGTAGAGTCGAAAGGATTATAAATGAAATTTTAGGACAGAGTGTGGCAGGTACATAG
- the thsB gene encoding thermosome subunit beta produces the protein MASVAQLGGVPVLILKEGSTRQTGREALHLNIMVARAIAETVKTTLGPKGMDKMLIDTLGDITISNDGATILDEMDVQHPVAKLMVEVAKAQDKEVGDGTTTAVVLTGELLKEAERLLDRNIHPTIIVSGYKKAMEKAREVIRQKAIKVSLDDVETLKKVAATSMRSKAVAALRDYFAELAVKAVKQVAEEVDGQIRVDIDNIQVIKKKGGAFLDTQLVYGIIVDKEVVHPAMPKRVEKAKIALLDAPLEVEKTEIDAEIRISSPEQMQQFLEEEEKILKEMVEKIKESGANVVFCQKGIDDVAQYYLAKAGILAVRRVKKSDMEKLARATGAKILTRVEDVTPEALGTAELVEERKVADEKMVFVEGCPNPKSVTILVRGGFERAVDEAERSLKDALHAVADVLKHPYIVPGGGAVEAEIARELRKYATEVGGKEQLAIEAFANAIEAIPRILAENAGLDPIDIMADLRSAHEDPSKWGYGVDVVNGGIADMIAQGIFEPAAVKEHAIKIATEAASMILRIDDIISASKLEEKKEEKKKEEGEEKEKSEFD, from the coding sequence ATGGCTTCAGTGGCACAGCTTGGCGGTGTACCTGTGCTAATACTTAAGGAGGGCTCTACGAGGCAGACTGGTCGCGAAGCGCTTCACTTGAACATAATGGTTGCCAGGGCAATTGCCGAGACTGTCAAGACAACGCTTGGTCCAAAGGGTATGGATAAGATGCTGATTGATACACTCGGCGACATCACGATATCCAACGATGGAGCAACAATTCTTGACGAGATGGACGTACAGCACCCAGTTGCGAAGCTAATGGTTGAGGTGGCCAAAGCGCAGGACAAAGAAGTCGGCGACGGCACGACAACGGCTGTAGTCTTGACGGGCGAGCTTCTCAAGGAGGCTGAGAGGCTCCTAGACAGGAATATCCACCCGACAATCATAGTGAGTGGGTACAAGAAGGCTATGGAGAAAGCCCGCGAGGTAATAAGGCAGAAAGCCATAAAGGTAAGCCTCGACGACGTCGAAACCCTAAAGAAGGTCGCGGCAACGTCCATGAGGAGTAAGGCTGTTGCCGCTCTAAGGGACTATTTTGCAGAGCTAGCAGTTAAAGCCGTAAAGCAGGTAGCGGAGGAGGTCGATGGCCAGATACGCGTCGACATCGACAACATCCAGGTCATTAAGAAGAAGGGAGGCGCTTTCCTCGACACGCAATTAGTCTACGGCATAATCGTCGACAAGGAAGTTGTCCACCCCGCTATGCCCAAGAGGGTTGAGAAAGCGAAGATCGCCCTGCTAGACGCTCCACTGGAGGTTGAGAAGACAGAAATAGACGCCGAGATTAGGATCTCCTCTCCAGAGCAGATGCAACAGTTCCTAGAGGAAGAGGAGAAAATACTGAAGGAAATGGTGGAGAAGATTAAGGAGAGTGGTGCTAATGTTGTCTTCTGCCAGAAGGGTATTGACGACGTTGCCCAGTACTACTTGGCTAAGGCTGGTATTCTGGCTGTTAGGAGGGTGAAGAAGAGCGACATGGAGAAGCTCGCCAGGGCTACTGGCGCGAAGATACTGACTAGAGTCGAGGACGTCACGCCCGAGGCACTGGGCACGGCGGAGCTCGTGGAGGAGAGGAAAGTAGCAGACGAGAAGATGGTGTTCGTCGAGGGCTGCCCCAACCCCAAGAGCGTGACAATACTAGTGAGAGGCGGCTTTGAGAGGGCTGTTGACGAGGCCGAGAGGTCGCTCAAGGACGCCCTCCACGCTGTCGCTGACGTCCTCAAACACCCATACATAGTTCCAGGCGGTGGAGCCGTCGAAGCAGAGATCGCAAGGGAGCTACGCAAGTACGCCACAGAGGTAGGTGGGAAGGAGCAGCTCGCAATAGAGGCCTTCGCGAACGCTATTGAGGCCATTCCGAGAATACTAGCAGAGAACGCTGGACTGGATCCCATCGACATCATGGCCGATTTGAGGTCGGCTCACGAAGATCCTTCAAAGTGGGGCTATGGAGTCGACGTGGTGAATGGCGGAATTGCAGACATGATTGCTCAAGGAATATTTGAGCCAGCTGCTGTGAAAGAGCACGCCATCAAGATTGCAACCGAAGCGGCTTCAATGATACTGAGGATTGACGATATTATCAGCGCCTCGAAGCTCGAAGAGAAGAAAGAGGAAAAGAAGAAGGAGGAAGGAGAGGAAAAAGAGAAGAGCGAGTTTGACTAA
- a CDS encoding DHH family phosphoesterase has protein sequence MHEIEQAAAFLRGLSGKRVLIVTHKNADPDAVGCAYTVKKICDSLGVEAEVCLPDGPSKVSKNILKSLGVGWREEWREAQALVVCDTSNISMIGGYPDLIGGMPEVLVIDHHYPPGSLAERASVRLIAQEPASAVIAVLLAEKLGVKLDSVTATLALAGIIYDTRRFLYTSPNTFLASKLLLESGVDYITTLKMLEEKEDYSEIIARLKGVQRASIIDVCGYLVAVTESSAHEASVARALVSLGVDLAIVVGGHGVSRASVRVSERLLREGFDSSSLVADVARAIGGEAGGHPGASGYTRSIARREVKGFKNKTLRQLLLRAIDSLVEFCEEKA, from the coding sequence TTGCACGAGATAGAGCAGGCCGCGGCTTTCCTAAGGGGGCTCTCCGGTAAGAGAGTCCTTATCGTAACACACAAGAACGCTGACCCGGACGCTGTTGGATGCGCTTACACCGTTAAGAAAATATGTGACAGTCTGGGCGTTGAAGCCGAAGTTTGCCTCCCCGACGGGCCGAGTAAAGTCTCAAAAAACATACTTAAAAGCCTTGGCGTAGGCTGGCGGGAAGAGTGGAGGGAGGCCCAAGCGCTCGTCGTCTGCGATACTTCAAACATATCGATGATAGGAGGTTATCCCGACCTCATAGGAGGCATGCCTGAAGTGCTCGTAATAGACCACCACTACCCACCGGGTAGCCTCGCAGAGAGGGCTAGTGTACGTCTCATTGCGCAGGAACCGGCGTCTGCCGTGATCGCGGTTCTCCTGGCTGAGAAGCTCGGGGTTAAACTTGACAGCGTAACCGCGACGCTAGCTCTAGCAGGCATAATCTACGATACAAGGAGGTTCCTATATACATCCCCTAACACCTTTCTCGCTTCTAAGCTCCTCCTGGAGAGTGGAGTTGACTACATCACGACGTTGAAGATGTTAGAGGAAAAGGAGGACTACTCGGAGATTATCGCCAGGCTTAAGGGGGTTCAAAGAGCAAGCATAATTGATGTCTGCGGGTACCTTGTAGCCGTAACAGAGTCCAGTGCCCACGAGGCATCAGTAGCCAGGGCTTTGGTGTCTCTAGGCGTTGACCTAGCAATAGTCGTCGGTGGTCATGGGGTCTCGCGCGCCAGTGTAAGGGTCTCGGAGAGGTTATTGAGGGAAGGGTTCGACAGTTCAAGCCTTGTGGCGGATGTTGCCAGAGCAATAGGGGGAGAGGCTGGAGGACACCCAGGAGCCTCGGGGTACACAAGGTCTATTGCTAGGAGAGAGGTTAAGGGCTTCAAGAACAAAACGCTACGGCAACTCTTACTCCGCGCAATCGACTCGCTAGTGGAGTTTTGTGAGGAAAAAGCTTAG
- the hisS gene encoding histidine--tRNA ligase, with amino-acid sequence MPGEPPLRPPRGTRDRLPEDAYLKRRVCEAIRRVFELYGYGEVETPAFEHLEVLVAKAGKDVVEQIYAFKDKAGRDLGLRFELTTPIARIVASRLDMPKPIRLYYIQPVWRYEEPQKGRFREFWQAGIELIGVGDPAGDAEVIAVAHEALKSAGLKEFEVRVSHRSVVEDLLLSVGLSSDRINDALRVLDKLEKRGREYVVEELSRLGADRSRFEKLLEELPSAGLDVNVKSTAGSEGLKFLARTIDILESSYSIKVKVDYGIVRGLEYYTGLVFEVKTPLGGEVGSVAGGGRYDDLISSLGGPRIPATGMAIGVDRLIEVLVATGNVSGSFSQFDVVVIPVGGGESVLKYAIRVAEAIRWRASLRTIIEYEARSLSKTLEKAARRGAMYAVIIGEREMSGAKVTLRDLRNWKEQTLSLEDSIRLLNSQEF; translated from the coding sequence ATGCCTGGAGAGCCACCTCTTAGACCGCCTCGCGGCACTAGGGATAGATTACCGGAAGATGCCTACCTGAAGCGTAGAGTATGTGAAGCTATAAGGAGGGTGTTCGAGCTCTATGGCTACGGGGAAGTAGAGACACCTGCTTTTGAGCACCTTGAAGTTCTCGTGGCAAAGGCCGGGAAGGATGTAGTCGAGCAAATCTATGCCTTTAAGGACAAAGCCGGCAGAGATCTGGGTTTAAGGTTTGAGCTGACAACGCCTATTGCTAGGATAGTGGCTTCCCGCCTCGACATGCCTAAACCTATACGCCTCTACTATATCCAGCCTGTCTGGAGGTACGAGGAGCCACAGAAAGGCAGGTTTAGAGAGTTTTGGCAGGCAGGTATCGAGCTGATCGGTGTGGGAGACCCTGCCGGCGACGCCGAGGTAATAGCAGTTGCACACGAGGCATTGAAGAGCGCGGGCCTCAAGGAATTCGAAGTTCGCGTCAGCCACCGGAGCGTAGTAGAGGATCTGCTGCTGTCTGTCGGCCTATCTAGTGACAGGATTAACGATGCCCTGCGCGTTCTCGACAAGCTCGAGAAGAGGGGGAGGGAGTACGTCGTGGAAGAACTATCCAGGCTGGGAGCGGATCGCTCGAGATTCGAGAAACTGCTTGAAGAGTTGCCGTCGGCGGGGCTAGACGTCAACGTCAAATCTACTGCTGGCTCTGAGGGGCTAAAATTCCTGGCACGCACCATAGATATCCTTGAGAGCTCATACAGCATAAAGGTTAAGGTAGACTATGGGATAGTTAGGGGGCTGGAGTACTACACGGGGCTAGTATTCGAGGTGAAGACCCCGCTCGGCGGGGAAGTTGGCAGTGTCGCTGGAGGAGGGCGATATGACGACCTCATAAGCTCGCTTGGTGGGCCAAGAATACCGGCGACTGGGATGGCTATAGGTGTTGACAGGTTAATCGAAGTCTTAGTCGCAACGGGCAATGTCAGCGGTAGTTTTAGCCAGTTCGACGTGGTGGTCATACCTGTTGGTGGTGGCGAGAGTGTACTGAAGTATGCTATACGGGTAGCAGAGGCAATACGTTGGAGAGCTTCTCTGCGGACGATAATTGAGTACGAGGCAAGGTCACTATCGAAGACGCTGGAGAAGGCCGCAAGGAGGGGGGCCATGTATGCTGTGATCATAGGGGAGAGGGAGATGTCTGGAGCGAAAGTCACTCTTAGAGATCTTAGAAACTGGAAGGAGCAGACGCTCAGTCTTGAAGACTCTATTAGACTCCTTAATTCACAAGAGTTTTAA